One genomic region from Roseofilum reptotaenium CS-1145 encodes:
- the rfbC gene encoding dTDP-4-dehydrorhamnose 3,5-epimerase: protein MQCIPTKIPDVLILEPKVFGDDRGFFFESYNHKRFAEITGQSVEFVQDNHSRSVKGVLRGLHYQIQQAQGKLVRAAIGEILDVAVDIRKSSPHFGQWVSCLLTAQNHRQLWIPPGFAHGFVVLSEIAEVLYKASGYYAPQHERSILWNDPTIAIDWQIEGLEPTLSAKDRAGKLLSDAEVYS from the coding sequence ATGCAGTGTATTCCAACAAAAATTCCGGATGTTCTGATCCTAGAACCCAAAGTTTTTGGAGACGATCGCGGATTCTTTTTTGAAAGCTATAATCACAAACGCTTTGCTGAAATCACCGGTCAATCTGTGGAGTTTGTCCAAGATAACCATTCTCGCTCCGTGAAGGGAGTATTAAGGGGCCTGCATTACCAAATTCAACAAGCCCAAGGTAAACTCGTCCGTGCTGCGATCGGCGAAATTTTAGATGTGGCCGTGGATATCCGCAAAAGCAGCCCCCATTTTGGCCAGTGGGTCAGTTGTTTGTTAACTGCCCAAAATCATCGCCAGTTATGGATTCCGCCTGGATTTGCCCATGGGTTTGTTGTGCTGTCAGAAATAGCAGAGGTACTGTATAAAGCCAGTGGTTATTATGCTCCCCAGCACGAGCGATCGATTTTGTGGAACGATCCGACTATCGCCATTGATTGGCAAATTGAAGGCTTAGAGCCTACCTTATCGGCTAAGGATCGGGCAGGTAAGCTATTGTCAGATGCTGAGGTGTATTCATGA
- the rfbD gene encoding dTDP-4-dehydrorhamnose reductase → MTRILVTGAQGQLGQELVTLLKPLGEVRGIDRNELDLTEFDQVESFWQDLQPDIVVHGAAYTAVDKAEEDADLAMQVNGEVPGKLARLAAASGTQLIHISTDYVFDGGKNQPYWETDRTNPLSSYGRSKLRGEQVVQESGATFAILRTAWVYGNGMTGNFVKTMLRLGKEREELRVVYDQVGSPTWTVDLAGAIAQLIPKLNSETAGIYHYTNAGVTSWYDFAIAIFEEAQQLGIPLKIKQVLPITTDQYPTPAKRPAYSVLSGQKLSDLLGTPAPHWRQSLRKMLAEYAQKLVN, encoded by the coding sequence ATGACCCGAATTTTGGTAACTGGGGCCCAAGGGCAGTTGGGCCAAGAGTTGGTCACCTTGTTGAAACCCTTGGGAGAGGTGAGGGGAATCGATCGCAATGAACTCGATTTAACGGAGTTTGACCAGGTGGAATCCTTTTGGCAAGATTTGCAGCCGGATATTGTGGTGCATGGAGCCGCCTACACCGCAGTGGATAAAGCCGAAGAGGATGCCGATTTGGCCATGCAAGTGAATGGAGAAGTACCAGGAAAATTAGCCCGTTTAGCAGCCGCTTCCGGGACTCAGTTAATCCATATTTCCACGGATTATGTGTTTGATGGGGGTAAAAATCAACCCTATTGGGAAACCGATCGGACTAACCCTCTGAGTTCCTATGGGCGCTCCAAGTTGCGGGGCGAACAGGTGGTGCAAGAGAGTGGCGCAACCTTTGCCATCCTCAGAACTGCGTGGGTGTATGGAAACGGGATGACAGGTAACTTTGTCAAAACCATGTTGCGCCTGGGTAAAGAGCGGGAAGAACTGCGCGTGGTGTACGATCAAGTGGGTTCGCCAACCTGGACAGTGGATTTAGCCGGAGCGATCGCCCAATTGATTCCCAAGCTGAACTCGGAAACAGCAGGTATTTATCATTACACAAATGCGGGCGTGACCAGTTGGTATGATTTTGCGATCGCCATTTTTGAAGAAGCCCAACAGTTGGGAATTCCCCTGAAAATTAAACAAGTGCTTCCCATTACCACTGACCAATATCCTACTCCCGCAAAACGTCCCGCTTACTCCGTTCTGTCGGGTCAAAAACTCTCCGATCTCCTGGGAACACCTGCCCCCCATTGGCGACAAAGTTTACGGAAGATGTTAGCCGAATATGCCCAAAAGTTAGTCAATTAG
- a CDS encoding glucose-1-phosphate thymidylyltransferase, translating into MKGLILSGGKGTRLRPITYTGAKQLVPVANQPILWYGIQGIVAAGITDIGIIISPETGEEVKATTGNGEQFGAKITYILQEKPAGLAHAVKVAQPFLGNDPFVMYLGDNIIESDLTQFLTQFKENSLDGLILLRTVSNPSAFGVAQVDDRGRVLKLVEKPKDPPSNLALVGIYFFSEAIHEAIASIQPSPRGELEITDAIQVLIDRKTQVEARQIEGWWLDTGKKDDLLEANRIILDTRLESEVKGTIDPQSQVIGRVKIGKGTTVINSTIRGPVAIGENCHIENTFIGPYSSIANSTTLTEVDIEHSVILGEATLENIPQRIVDSVVGRRARLNVAPRRPTALRFMIGDDCQIELV; encoded by the coding sequence ATGAAAGGATTAATTTTATCTGGTGGTAAAGGCACTCGCTTACGTCCCATTACTTATACGGGTGCGAAACAATTGGTTCCGGTTGCCAATCAACCCATTTTATGGTATGGCATTCAAGGCATTGTGGCCGCAGGGATAACTGATATTGGCATTATTATTAGTCCCGAAACTGGAGAAGAGGTGAAAGCAACCACGGGGAATGGGGAACAGTTTGGTGCAAAAATAACCTATATTTTGCAGGAGAAACCTGCCGGTCTGGCCCATGCCGTAAAGGTGGCGCAGCCCTTTCTAGGAAACGACCCATTCGTTATGTATTTGGGCGATAACATCATTGAAAGTGATTTAACCCAATTTTTGACCCAATTTAAAGAAAACAGCTTAGATGGGCTGATTTTACTGCGTACCGTCTCTAATCCCAGTGCCTTTGGAGTCGCCCAAGTAGATGATCGCGGAAGAGTCTTAAAGCTAGTGGAAAAACCGAAAGACCCACCCTCAAATCTAGCGCTGGTGGGGATTTACTTCTTTTCTGAGGCGATTCATGAGGCGATCGCCAGTATCCAACCGTCGCCACGGGGTGAACTCGAAATTACGGATGCCATTCAAGTCTTAATCGATCGCAAAACACAAGTAGAAGCGCGTCAGATCGAAGGATGGTGGTTAGATACTGGGAAAAAAGACGATCTTTTGGAAGCCAATCGCATTATTCTCGATACCCGCTTAGAATCAGAGGTTAAAGGAACGATCGATCCTCAAAGTCAAGTGATTGGTCGTGTGAAAATTGGCAAAGGGACAACAGTAATTAATAGCACTATTCGTGGCCCTGTTGCTATTGGGGAGAATTGTCATATCGAAAATACATTCATTGGCCCCTATAGTAGTATTGCTAATAGCACAACCTTAACAGAAGTCGATATTGAACACAGCGTGATTTTAGGAGAAGCAACCTTAGAAAATATCCCACAACGCATTGTGGATAGTGTGGTAGGTAGACGCGCTCGCTTAAATGTTGCCCCTCGTCGTCCAACAGCTCTACGGTTTATGATTGGAGACGATTGTCAGATTGAATTAGTGTAA
- a CDS encoding sensor domain-containing protein, whose translation MNNANWYSSSENPFQPLSDLIASHEAWLMHQILHYAKQQGYAAYTSTLAEAWRVSICGLSTPLIQAIAENFGIQELSPHLPKMPDISSGFGIVEAQRHRSRGITIELFLGLFKYYRQSYLDLIEIGEFQPEQYQKYRLFIHRFFDRIELGICGEWISQNTNKSIVELQEENRNLANIKNKYLTLFESLSDPVFLLDRKNQIVNLNSAAARTFTDLTVPGSLYYSLDPIQLELPWLNEQVLNFMGTDQLEQRYETELLTQRGKRWFEVKLNRMLDVSGKFSGIIAVYTDISDRYQADRQLRQSEQRIKNIITTHIHGLVILNQNGKIVFANPVAEDLLNQKKEDLLGTYLVVDTSGKTTEILLEKSGQVPVILQVKAVEIPWEEEMAHLVSLIDITRLKQAQEKLQILYQASEQSPASIVITDAQGNIEYVNPKFEKITGYTAAEVQGKNPRVLKSGHTSDQEYKIMWETIASGQEWYGEFKNRRKNGHVFWEHASISPIKNLEGKITHFVAVKEDITQRKQNEALLEYHANYDTLTALPNRILVRDRLQQAITQAEQKENKVAILLLDLDHFKQINESLGHELGDRLLQEVAQRLLLCIQKSHTLARLGGDEFLILLPNLASLYDPENIAHNILHAFKTPFDVQGEEIFISVSIGITLYPDDGLNGTMLMKHADSAMYEAKNEGRNTFRFFTPQINQQVQTRTLVQKHLHHAISQNELYMVYQPFIELTSGLVVGAEALMRWSNPELGQVSPDQFIPIAEETGLIVDLGDWALDQACAEVVKWQGLRPSHLWVAVNLSPRQFRESNFIKQILATIERHQISTDCLELEITERLLMEDIPHAKELINQLHDHQIRLAIDDFGTGYSSLSSLKRYPFQVLKIDRSFIREIPEDPEAVSLVTTILAMAHGLGLKSIAEGIETAEQQAFLQRLGCDYGQGYYFSKPLRADGFRDYLREDRE comes from the coding sequence ATGAATAATGCAAACTGGTATAGCTCTTCTGAGAATCCTTTTCAACCCCTATCTGATTTGATTGCCAGTCATGAAGCGTGGTTGATGCATCAAATATTACACTATGCCAAGCAACAAGGTTATGCTGCCTATACCTCAACCTTAGCTGAAGCTTGGCGAGTCTCGATTTGTGGCCTATCCACACCTCTGATTCAGGCGATCGCCGAAAATTTTGGGATTCAAGAATTAAGTCCCCATCTCCCGAAAATGCCAGATATCAGTAGTGGGTTTGGCATAGTCGAAGCGCAACGTCATCGCAGTCGGGGAATTACCATAGAATTATTTCTGGGATTATTTAAATATTATCGACAATCCTATCTCGACTTAATTGAAATCGGAGAGTTTCAACCTGAACAATATCAGAAATATCGGTTATTTATCCATCGTTTTTTTGATCGGATTGAACTAGGGATTTGTGGAGAATGGATAAGTCAGAATACCAATAAATCTATCGTAGAGTTACAAGAAGAAAATCGTAATCTGGCAAATATTAAAAATAAATATTTAACCTTATTTGAAAGTCTCAGCGATCCCGTATTTCTGCTCGATCGGAAAAACCAAATTGTTAACTTAAATTCAGCGGCTGCTCGTACCTTTACTGACTTAACTGTTCCTGGCTCTCTTTATTATAGTCTAGACCCGATTCAACTAGAACTCCCTTGGCTCAATGAACAGGTGCTAAATTTTATGGGCACCGATCAGTTGGAGCAGCGTTATGAAACTGAATTATTGACTCAGAGAGGCAAACGATGGTTTGAGGTTAAACTTAATCGCATGTTGGATGTCAGTGGTAAATTCAGTGGGATAATCGCCGTTTACACAGATATTAGCGATCGCTATCAAGCGGATCGACAACTCCGTCAAAGTGAACAACGAATCAAAAATATTATTACCACCCATATTCATGGATTAGTTATCTTAAACCAAAACGGTAAAATCGTTTTCGCAAATCCGGTAGCTGAAGATTTACTCAACCAGAAGAAAGAAGATTTATTAGGCACTTATCTGGTTGTAGATACATCGGGAAAAACCACAGAAATTTTGCTAGAAAAATCGGGACAAGTTCCTGTAATTCTACAAGTGAAAGCAGTAGAGATACCTTGGGAAGAGGAAATGGCACACCTGGTTTCATTGATTGATATTACCAGGCTCAAACAAGCTCAAGAAAAATTACAAATTCTCTATCAAGCTTCCGAACAAAGTCCCGCTTCTATCGTCATTACAGATGCTCAAGGAAACATTGAATATGTCAATCCAAAATTTGAAAAAATTACCGGCTATACTGCCGCAGAAGTGCAAGGTAAAAATCCAAGAGTTTTGAAATCTGGTCATACTAGCGATCAAGAGTATAAAATTATGTGGGAGACGATCGCATCAGGACAAGAATGGTATGGAGAATTTAAGAATAGACGCAAGAATGGTCATGTGTTTTGGGAACATGCTTCAATTTCTCCTATTAAAAATCTTGAAGGGAAAATCACCCATTTTGTTGCAGTCAAAGAAGATATTACCCAACGCAAGCAAAATGAAGCCCTGTTAGAATATCATGCTAATTATGATACCTTAACAGCTTTACCCAATCGCATCTTAGTTCGCGATCGCCTACAACAGGCCATTACTCAAGCAGAGCAGAAAGAAAATAAGGTTGCTATATTGCTTTTGGATCTCGATCATTTTAAGCAAATCAATGAAAGCTTAGGTCATGAACTCGGCGATCGTTTACTTCAAGAAGTAGCACAAAGATTACTGCTGTGTATCCAGAAAAGTCATACCTTAGCTCGATTAGGTGGTGATGAATTCTTAATTCTTCTCCCTAATCTTGCATCTCTGTATGATCCCGAAAATATCGCCCATAACATCTTACATGCCTTTAAGACTCCCTTTGATGTTCAAGGAGAAGAAATTTTTATTTCCGTTAGCATTGGCATTACCCTATATCCCGATGATGGACTCAATGGTACGATGCTGATGAAACATGCTGATTCTGCTATGTATGAAGCCAAAAATGAAGGACGAAATACTTTTCGTTTTTTTACGCCTCAAATTAATCAGCAAGTACAAACACGCACTCTGGTACAAAAACATCTGCACCATGCGATTTCCCAGAATGAATTATATATGGTCTATCAACCTTTTATTGAACTCACATCTGGATTAGTCGTGGGAGCAGAAGCCTTGATGCGATGGTCAAACCCAGAACTCGGTCAAGTGAGTCCAGATCAATTTATTCCCATTGCCGAAGAAACTGGATTAATTGTAGACTTAGGTGATTGGGCTTTGGATCAAGCCTGTGCAGAAGTAGTCAAATGGCAAGGATTACGCCCTTCTCACCTTTGGGTGGCCGTTAATTTATCCCCACGTCAATTCCGGGAATCTAATTTTATCAAGCAGATTTTAGCCACTATCGAGCGTCATCAAATTAGTACGGATTGCTTAGAATTAGAAATTACAGAACGGCTGCTGATGGAAGATATTCCCCATGCCAAAGAATTAATCAACCAATTACACGATCATCAGATTCGATTAGCTATTGACGATTTTGGAACAGGATATTCTTCTTTGAGTAGTCTCAAGCGCTATCCGTTCCAAGTTTTAAAAATTGACCGCTCTTTTATTCGGGAAATTCCTGAAGACCCTGAAGCCGTATCTCTAGTGACAACCATTCTGGCAATGGCCCATGGACTGGGCTTGAAATCGATCGCCGAAGGGATCGAAACGGCCGAACAGCAGGCGTTTTTACAACGCTTAGGTTGTGACTACGGTCAAGGCTATTACTTCAGCAAACCGTTGAGAGCAGACGGATTTCGGGACTATCTTAGAGAAGATAGGGAATAG
- a CDS encoding rhomboid family intramembrane serine protease, with the protein MSSQEGKAIVNEFKTQIFILGGFVTLFWVVEIVDLLFYSGGLDQYGILPRNIIGLRGILWSPFLHGNLPHLIANTAPFLMLGWLVMLQETSDFFWVTAITMLVAGSGVWLFGSPAFHIGASSLIFGYLGFLLFRGLFERNFSSIFLSLVVGFFYGGLIWGVLPGQPGISWEGHLFGLIGGVLAARFLAKRKHSTSHGNR; encoded by the coding sequence ATGAGTAGTCAGGAAGGAAAGGCGATCGTTAATGAATTCAAAACCCAGATATTTATTTTGGGTGGGTTTGTCACCCTTTTCTGGGTAGTCGAGATTGTAGATCTGCTCTTTTATAGCGGAGGGCTAGATCAATACGGCATTTTGCCGCGCAATATTATCGGTTTGCGAGGTATTCTCTGGTCTCCGTTCTTGCATGGTAATCTTCCCCATTTAATCGCCAATACAGCTCCCTTTTTAATGTTGGGATGGTTGGTGATGTTGCAAGAAACCAGCGATTTCTTTTGGGTAACAGCCATTACCATGTTAGTGGCTGGTAGTGGAGTTTGGCTATTTGGGTCCCCAGCGTTTCATATTGGCGCAAGTAGTTTAATTTTTGGCTATTTGGGGTTTTTACTCTTTCGCGGCTTGTTTGAACGCAATTTTTCCTCAATCTTTCTTTCCCTAGTCGTAGGTTTTTTCTATGGCGGTCTCATTTGGGGCGTGCTTCCCGGACAACCTGGGATTTCCTGGGAAGGTCACTTGTTTGGACTCATTGGAGGTGTGCTAGCTGCTCGCTTTTTAGCCAAGCGTAAACACAGCACTTCGCATGGTAATAGGTAA
- the mrdA gene encoding penicillin-binding protein 2, which produces MTSISSWFAESTPAKISRKRLPQTLVIVLIFTSMFTAYTWKLAELQIIRGKENRERADSNRIRQMPVPSDRGNIFDRQGKIVVSNRLSRSVYLWPKERSPEEWEIQAQQLATVLNISPKEIIDQLAADHYQSRLPIRIYRNLSLEEFTALSEFNLVGVEIRSESNRLYPHGTLASHVIGYVGEATHEELDANPDYPMGMIVGQMGVERLANEQLKGQWGGRLVEVNAKGEELRELGLYESRSGDSVQLTLDLDLQKAAEQALRNRRGGVVALDVKTGGVLAMASGPTFDPQIFTRRVTPEDWEELQGEDQPFLNRALQGYPPGSTFKIVTAAAGMESGKFSPYSMLMTSAYITVGGIQFHEHSGGYGVIGFRDALAYSSNTFFYKVGMEAGVKAIAEWAEKMGIGKTTDLSLLGLEGGRNGSVPTPEQKQDLYGEPWYPGDTVSMSIGQGLVLASPLELAVMIGSIANGGMRVKPHLLASQTNTQTMQPEPTGLSPDTIAAIREGLVAVVQKGTGRGMNDGSIPLTAGKTGTSEVLGQQSHAVYVGYGPVSDPQVAIAVVVENGGYGGKTALPVAQAIFQAYFRQ; this is translated from the coding sequence ATGACTTCTATTTCTTCCTGGTTTGCTGAAAGCACACCGGCCAAAATTTCTCGTAAACGGCTCCCTCAAACCCTAGTAATCGTTCTGATTTTTACTAGTATGTTCACAGCGTATACTTGGAAATTAGCCGAACTGCAAATTATTCGGGGGAAAGAAAATCGAGAACGAGCAGATAGTAATCGCATTCGCCAAATGCCCGTCCCCTCAGACCGGGGTAATATTTTCGATCGCCAGGGAAAAATTGTAGTCTCCAATCGTCTCTCTCGGTCGGTTTATCTTTGGCCCAAAGAGCGATCGCCAGAAGAATGGGAAATTCAAGCGCAACAGTTAGCAACCGTTCTTAATATCTCCCCAAAAGAAATAATCGATCAACTCGCAGCCGATCATTATCAATCTCGCCTACCAATTCGCATTTACCGCAATTTGAGCTTAGAAGAATTTACGGCTCTCTCCGAATTCAATCTGGTTGGGGTAGAAATTCGTTCAGAATCGAATCGTCTCTATCCCCATGGAACCTTAGCCAGCCATGTGATCGGTTATGTAGGAGAAGCCACCCATGAAGAACTCGACGCTAACCCAGATTATCCGATGGGGATGATTGTGGGCCAAATGGGGGTAGAACGGCTAGCCAATGAGCAACTCAAAGGTCAATGGGGTGGCCGGTTGGTAGAGGTGAATGCTAAGGGGGAAGAGTTACGAGAATTGGGCTTATATGAATCTCGGTCTGGGGATTCAGTGCAGTTAACCTTAGATCTAGACTTGCAAAAGGCCGCTGAACAGGCTTTAAGAAACCGTCGGGGTGGAGTAGTAGCATTGGATGTTAAAACAGGTGGAGTATTGGCCATGGCTAGTGGCCCGACGTTTGACCCACAAATTTTTACCCGTCGGGTGACTCCTGAGGATTGGGAAGAGTTACAAGGAGAAGATCAACCCTTTTTGAATCGCGCTCTACAGGGTTATCCTCCAGGAAGTACATTTAAGATTGTGACCGCAGCCGCAGGGATGGAGTCGGGGAAGTTTAGTCCCTATTCGATGTTAATGACTTCTGCTTATATTACAGTGGGCGGAATTCAATTCCATGAACATAGCGGTGGGTATGGGGTGATTGGGTTTCGGGATGCCCTCGCTTACAGTAGTAATACCTTTTTCTATAAGGTGGGTATGGAAGCCGGGGTCAAGGCGATCGCCGAATGGGCCGAAAAGATGGGCATTGGCAAAACCACCGACTTAAGTCTCTTGGGGTTAGAGGGAGGACGGAATGGTTCTGTGCCGACTCCCGAACAAAAGCAAGACCTCTATGGTGAGCCTTGGTATCCCGGAGACACGGTGAGTATGTCTATTGGTCAGGGTTTGGTTTTAGCGTCGCCCTTAGAGTTAGCCGTAATGATCGGTAGTATTGCCAATGGGGGAATGCGGGTCAAACCCCATCTATTGGCTTCGCAAACCAATACCCAGACCATGCAACCAGAACCGACGGGATTATCTCCAGACACCATCGCGGCCATTCGCGAGGGTTTAGTGGCTGTGGTGCAAAAGGGGACGGGACGAGGGATGAATGATGGTTCGATTCCTTTGACGGCTGGAAAAACAGGGACTTCGGAGGTGTTGGGACAACAGTCCCATGCGGTGTATGTCGGATATGGCCCCGTCAGCGATCCCCAAGTGGCGATCGCCGTAGTAGTGGAAAATGGCGGTTATGGTGGTAAAACCGCTCTACCGGTGGCTCAAGCGATTTTTCAGGCTTATTTCCGCCAGTAG
- a CDS encoding bacteriohemerythrin: MPRTWTDSLEIGIPLLDIQHQQLLDEMDRLLEGLKTKKSNREIKSILKMLDGYVAVHFQYEEGCMNNYQCPVACDNKNAHQSFVQMLTQIKSDIEMNRNFDLVADQVQRNLLDWFVNHIRRIDKQLEPLVQANKPMAS; encoded by the coding sequence ATGCCACGAACTTGGACAGATTCTCTCGAAATTGGAATTCCCTTATTAGATATTCAACATCAACAGTTGCTAGATGAAATGGATCGATTGCTAGAAGGCTTGAAGACGAAAAAATCGAACCGAGAAATTAAAAGTATTTTGAAAATGCTCGATGGCTATGTAGCCGTTCATTTTCAGTATGAAGAAGGTTGTATGAATAATTATCAGTGTCCTGTAGCTTGTGACAATAAAAATGCCCATCAGAGTTTTGTGCAGATGTTGACCCAGATTAAGAGTGATATTGAAATGAATCGAAATTTCGATCTCGTTGCAGATCAAGTGCAACGCAATTTACTCGATTGGTTTGTGAATCATATTCGCCGCATTGATAAACAATTGGAACCTTTGGTGCAGGCAAATAAGCCTATGGCTAGTTAA
- a CDS encoding aminopeptidase P family protein, whose amino-acid sequence MILASSRRSNLSQHIDFPVVLWSGQPSPRNFPANVYPFRANSHFLYFAGLSIPRAAIRLDRGKLELFVDDPAPGSVLWHGPEPTAAQWAEQMGADAYYPLAALAERAEDAATLPVQDWATRQQQMQCLGRSVSPLEGQDLELAKAVVELRLCHDELALSEIRQVVSVSVEAHLTGMKGTAKASTEAQVRSLIESVFIAHEMTPAYSSIVTVHGEILHHDRSAHPLTPGDLLLVDAGAETLGGWASDITRTWPVNGQFSPTQRAIYEVVLAAHDRCIAQVKPGQEYEEIHLEGALAMAEGLVDLGILIGNPETLVEQDAHALFFPHGIGHLLGLDVHDMEDLGDLAGYTQGRKRSDRFGLQFLRLNRPLQPGMVITIEPGFYQVPAILDNPQFRHQYDKLVQWEKLAQFKDVRGIRIEDDVLVTDQGAEILTAQLPTTPDQIEQVMIN is encoded by the coding sequence ATGATTTTGGCATCATCACGCCGCTCTAACCTCTCTCAACACATTGATTTTCCGGTTGTCCTCTGGTCGGGTCAACCCAGTCCCCGCAATTTTCCAGCGAATGTTTATCCCTTTCGCGCCAATAGTCATTTTCTCTATTTTGCTGGTCTCTCCATTCCCCGCGCAGCGATTCGTTTAGATCGGGGCAAGCTAGAATTATTTGTGGACGATCCTGCCCCGGGTTCGGTATTATGGCATGGCCCGGAACCGACTGCGGCTCAATGGGCAGAACAAATGGGTGCTGATGCCTATTATCCCTTAGCTGCTTTAGCTGAGAGAGCCGAAGATGCCGCAACGCTACCAGTGCAAGATTGGGCAACTCGCCAGCAACAAATGCAGTGCTTGGGTCGTTCTGTATCTCCTCTGGAGGGTCAAGATTTAGAGTTAGCTAAGGCAGTGGTTGAGTTGCGTCTGTGCCATGACGAACTGGCTTTATCAGAAATTCGGCAAGTAGTTTCGGTGAGTGTGGAAGCGCACTTAACCGGGATGAAGGGGACAGCCAAGGCTAGTACGGAGGCTCAGGTGCGATCGCTCATTGAAAGCGTATTTATTGCCCATGAAATGACTCCAGCCTATTCAAGTATTGTCACGGTTCATGGAGAAATTCTACATCACGATCGCTCTGCTCATCCCTTAACTCCTGGAGATTTATTGCTCGTGGATGCAGGAGCCGAAACTCTGGGGGGATGGGCATCTGATATTACCCGCACTTGGCCGGTGAATGGGCAATTTTCCCCCACTCAACGGGCAATTTATGAGGTCGTTTTAGCTGCCCACGATCGCTGTATTGCTCAAGTCAAACCCGGTCAAGAATATGAGGAAATCCACTTAGAGGGAGCCTTGGCCATGGCAGAAGGATTAGTGGATTTAGGCATTTTAATTGGCAATCCAGAAACCTTAGTAGAACAGGATGCCCATGCCCTCTTTTTTCCCCATGGAATTGGTCATTTATTGGGTTTAGATGTCCATGATATGGAAGATTTGGGTGATTTAGCGGGTTATACTCAAGGACGCAAAAGGAGCGATCGCTTTGGCTTGCAGTTTTTGCGATTAAATCGTCCTCTCCAACCAGGAATGGTCATTACCATTGAACCCGGATTTTATCAAGTCCCAGCGATTTTAGATAATCCCCAATTCCGCCATCAATATGATAAACTTGTTCAATGGGAAAAGCTTGCTCAGTTTAAAGATGTACGCGGGATTCGCATTGAAGACGATGTATTAGTTACAGACCAAGGGGCAGAGATATTAACAGCACAATTACCAACGACTCCAGACCAGATTGAACAAGTGATGATTAACTAG